A genomic window from Massilia sp. METH4 includes:
- the yaaA gene encoding peroxide stress protein YaaA encodes MLIVLSPAKSLDLDTPPTTDIATRPSFLDHSAQLIERMREFSPHELAELMDLSDALSTLNVGRYASWTMDTAHARQAVMTFNGDVYDGLDARTLTPAQLDYTQGRVRILSGLYGLLRPLDLIHPHRLEMGTRLKNARGKDLYAFWGDLITQELNGAAQEQGARWLVNCASEEYFKSVRPAKLAVPVITPVFEEYKNGKYKIISFYAKRARGMLARYAAVNGITDPEELKNFDVDGYAFAPEASNDEKWVFRRNAA; translated from the coding sequence ATGCTGATAGTGCTTTCCCCCGCAAAGAGTCTTGACCTCGACACCCCGCCCACCACCGATATCGCCACCCGGCCAAGCTTCCTGGATCACTCCGCGCAGCTGATCGAGCGCATGCGCGAATTCTCGCCGCACGAACTGGCCGAGCTGATGGACCTGTCCGACGCGCTGTCCACCCTGAACGTGGGCCGCTATGCTTCGTGGACGATGGATACGGCGCACGCGCGGCAGGCCGTGATGACCTTCAACGGCGACGTGTACGACGGCCTTGACGCGCGCACGTTGACGCCGGCCCAGCTCGACTACACGCAGGGCCGCGTGCGCATCCTGTCGGGCCTGTACGGCCTGCTGCGCCCGCTGGACCTGATCCACCCGCATCGGCTGGAAATGGGCACGCGCCTGAAGAATGCCCGCGGCAAGGACTTGTATGCGTTCTGGGGCGACCTGATCACGCAGGAATTGAACGGTGCTGCGCAGGAGCAGGGCGCGCGCTGGCTGGTCAATTGCGCGTCCGAGGAATACTTCAAGTCGGTGCGGCCGGCCAAGCTGGCCGTGCCGGTCATCACGCCCGTGTTCGAGGAATACAAGAACGGGAAATACAAGATCATCTCATTCTACGCCAAGCGCGCGCGGGGCATGCTGGCCCGCTATGCGGCGGTGAACGGCATAACCGATCCGGAGGAGCTGAAGAATTTCGACGTGGACGGGTATGCGTTCGCGCCGGAAGCGTCGAACGACGAGAAGTGGGTGTTCCGGCGGAACGCGGCCTGA
- a CDS encoding LysR family transcriptional regulator encodes MDDLRRLDLNLLFTLDVLLAEQNVTRAAARLHLSQPSVSVQLARLRELFDDPLLLPGPRGMRPTARAESLREPLRHALEALQRAVTPAAPFDPLAAQATWRVAASDYGESTVILPALAALRTAAPAARLAIVEMNPARIAGQAERGEIDIAFHTAAGSPPGLRRRTLFAERYVLAGRKGHPRLGRRPTLAQFCTLDFVIVSPDGGGFEGATDAALAALGARRSVVLSVPHFLFVPAVLARTDLVAMLPERLARQVPEVELVEAPVEVPGYEMAMLWHERLHRDPAHRWLRDQFAAAVRP; translated from the coding sequence ATGGACGACCTGCGCCGCCTCGACCTGAACCTGCTGTTCACGCTGGACGTGCTGCTCGCCGAGCAGAACGTCACGCGGGCGGCCGCCCGGCTGCACCTTTCGCAACCTTCGGTCAGCGTGCAGCTGGCCCGGCTGCGCGAACTGTTCGACGACCCGCTGCTGCTGCCCGGCCCGCGCGGCATGCGCCCCACCGCGCGGGCGGAAAGCCTGCGCGAGCCCCTGCGCCACGCGCTCGAAGCGTTGCAGCGGGCGGTGACGCCGGCCGCGCCGTTCGATCCGCTCGCCGCGCAGGCGACGTGGCGCGTGGCCGCTTCGGACTATGGCGAGTCGACCGTCATCCTGCCGGCGCTGGCGGCGCTGCGCACGGCGGCGCCGGCAGCCCGGCTGGCGATCGTGGAGATGAACCCGGCGCGCATCGCCGGCCAGGCGGAACGGGGCGAGATCGACATCGCGTTCCATACGGCGGCCGGCTCGCCGCCCGGGCTGCGCCGGCGCACGCTGTTCGCCGAGCGCTACGTGCTGGCCGGGCGCAAGGGGCACCCGCGGCTGGGGCGCAGGCCGACCCTGGCGCAGTTCTGCACGCTGGATTTCGTGATCGTCTCGCCCGACGGCGGCGGCTTCGAAGGTGCGACCGACGCCGCGCTGGCGGCGCTGGGCGCGCGGCGCAGCGTGGTGCTGTCCGTGCCCCATTTCCTGTTCGTGCCGGCCGTGCTGGCGCGCACGGACCTGGTGGCGATGCTGCCGGAGCGGCTGGCACGGCAGGTGCCGGAGGTGGAGCTGGTTGAAGCGCCCGTGGAGGTGCCGGGCTACGAGATGGCGATGCTATGGCATGAACGCCTGCACCGCGACCCGGCGCACCGCTGGCTGCGCGACCAGTTCGCCGCGGCGGTGCGCCCGTGA
- a CDS encoding sugar ABC transporter permease, with amino-acid sequence MAATALGAYVLTLLWTARVSLSSSRIFPNGDFVGLGQYERLFRNARWLLSLENLAIYGALFIAACLVVGFLLAVFIDQQVSGEGVLRTVFLYPYAMSFVATGLVWQWMLNPELGIQQVARRLGLAHFAFDWIVRQDMVLYTIVIATVWQASGLVMALLLSGLRGIDGELWKAARIDGIPKWRVYVSIVLPMLWPSVSTALILLFVMVVKLFDAVVAMTQGGPGTASEVPAKFIMDYLFGRANVGLASAASIVLLLTVLGIVAPLYYARGRALQRGRE; translated from the coding sequence ATGGCCGCCACGGCGCTCGGCGCGTACGTACTGACGCTGCTGTGGACGGCGCGCGTGTCGCTGTCCTCGAGCCGCATCTTCCCGAATGGCGACTTCGTGGGCCTGGGCCAGTACGAGCGGCTGTTCCGCAACGCCCGCTGGCTGCTCTCGCTGGAAAACCTCGCCATCTACGGCGCCCTGTTCATTGCCGCCTGCCTCGTCGTCGGCTTCCTGCTGGCCGTGTTCATCGACCAGCAGGTGAGCGGGGAGGGCGTGCTGCGGACCGTGTTCCTGTACCCGTACGCGATGTCGTTCGTCGCCACTGGGCTCGTCTGGCAGTGGATGCTGAACCCGGAGCTGGGCATCCAGCAGGTGGCGCGGCGCCTGGGCCTCGCGCACTTCGCGTTCGACTGGATCGTGCGGCAGGACATGGTGCTGTACACGATCGTCATCGCCACCGTGTGGCAGGCTTCCGGCCTGGTGATGGCGCTGCTGCTGTCGGGCCTGCGCGGCATCGACGGGGAACTGTGGAAGGCGGCGCGCATCGACGGCATTCCCAAATGGCGCGTCTACGTGTCAATCGTGCTGCCGATGCTGTGGCCTTCGGTGTCGACCGCGCTGATCCTGCTGTTCGTGATGGTGGTGAAACTGTTCGACGCCGTGGTGGCGATGACCCAGGGCGGTCCCGGCACGGCCAGCGAGGTGCCGGCCAAGTTCATCATGGATTACCTGTTCGGGCGCGCCAATGTCGGGCTGGCGTCGGCCGCGTCGATCGTGCTGCTGCTGACGGTGCTGGGCATCGTGGCACCGCTGTATTACGCGCGCGGCAGGGCGCTGCAAAGGGGCCGGGAATGA
- the phaC gene encoding class I poly(R)-hydroxyalkanoic acid synthase: MNMPDAQTLASWMDPNQWKSWMPTPDALANIPLPGAALLREAGATVRPDVLETLKNEYMAEFGALWQQLLEGKTPTIRDRRFSNPAWTANPVTAFNAAAYLLNAKFMLAMADAVEASLQQKQKIRFAVQQVVDAMSPANFLATNPEAQQALLESKGESLTRGLKNMLADMQKGYISLSDDKAFEVGRNLATTEGEVVLETPLFQLIQYKPLTDTVKQRPLLMVPPCINKYYILDLQPANSLVRYAVEQGNTVFLVSWRNPDASLAKTSWDDYTEQGVIRAIRAVQDITEEEQLNLLGFCVGGTLLSTALAVLAARGEQPAASLTLLTTFLDFSDTGVLNVFVDEAQVQIREQTLAQGGLMPGRDLASTFSSLRPNDLVWNYVQSNYLKGNDPAAFDLLYWNSDSTNLPGPMFCWYLRNTYLENKLKDPGRLTVAGEKVDLTTIDAPAFIYGSREDHIVPWTSAYASMNILNPEQREANRFVLGASGHIAGVINPPSKNKRSYWVNDGRPEEAQAWFEGAVEHPGSWWPLWAAFLAEHGGKDVKARVMLGNAQYRPIEPAPGRYVREKAD; the protein is encoded by the coding sequence ATGAATATGCCCGACGCGCAGACACTGGCCAGCTGGATGGACCCGAACCAGTGGAAATCCTGGATGCCGACCCCCGATGCGTTGGCCAACATTCCCTTGCCCGGTGCCGCGCTGTTGCGCGAAGCCGGCGCGACGGTGAGGCCCGATGTGCTGGAAACCCTGAAGAACGAATACATGGCCGAATTCGGAGCGCTGTGGCAGCAGCTCCTGGAAGGCAAGACCCCCACGATCCGCGACCGCCGCTTCTCGAACCCCGCGTGGACCGCGAACCCGGTGACGGCATTCAACGCCGCCGCCTACCTGTTGAACGCCAAATTCATGCTGGCGATGGCCGACGCCGTGGAAGCGTCGCTCCAGCAGAAGCAGAAAATCCGCTTCGCCGTGCAGCAGGTCGTCGATGCGATGTCGCCCGCGAACTTCCTGGCGACGAATCCGGAAGCGCAGCAGGCGCTGCTCGAGTCGAAGGGCGAAAGCCTCACGCGCGGCTTGAAGAACATGCTGGCCGACATGCAGAAGGGCTATATCTCGCTGTCCGATGACAAAGCCTTCGAGGTGGGCCGCAACCTGGCCACGACCGAAGGCGAGGTGGTGCTGGAAACGCCGCTGTTCCAACTGATCCAGTACAAGCCGCTGACGGACACGGTGAAGCAGCGCCCCCTGCTGATGGTGCCGCCGTGCATCAACAAGTACTACATCCTCGACTTGCAGCCCGCCAATTCGCTGGTGCGCTACGCGGTCGAGCAGGGCAATACCGTGTTCCTCGTTTCCTGGCGTAATCCCGACGCCTCGCTGGCGAAAACTTCATGGGACGATTACACGGAACAGGGCGTGATCCGCGCGATCCGCGCCGTGCAGGACATCACGGAGGAAGAGCAGCTGAACCTGCTGGGCTTCTGCGTGGGTGGCACCTTGCTGTCGACGGCGCTGGCCGTGCTCGCGGCGCGCGGCGAACAGCCGGCGGCCAGCCTGACGCTGCTGACGACGTTCCTGGACTTTTCCGACACGGGCGTGCTGAACGTGTTCGTGGACGAGGCGCAGGTGCAGATCCGCGAACAGACGCTGGCCCAGGGCGGCCTGATGCCGGGCCGCGACCTGGCCAGCACGTTCTCCAGCCTGCGCCCGAACGACCTGGTGTGGAACTATGTGCAGTCGAATTACCTGAAGGGCAACGACCCGGCCGCGTTCGACCTGCTGTACTGGAACTCCGATTCCACGAACCTGCCGGGCCCCATGTTCTGCTGGTACCTGCGCAACACCTACCTGGAGAACAAGCTGAAGGATCCGGGCCGGCTGACGGTGGCGGGCGAAAAGGTGGACCTGACCACGATCGACGCGCCGGCGTTCATCTACGGCTCGCGGGAAGACCATATCGTGCCGTGGACCTCCGCCTACGCCTCGATGAACATCCTCAATCCTGAACAGCGCGAGGCGAACCGCTTCGTGCTGGGCGCCTCAGGCCATATCGCCGGCGTGATCAACCCGCCCTCCAAGAACAAGCGCAGTTACTGGGTCAACGATGGCCGGCCGGAAGAAGCGCAGGCGTGGTTCGAGGGCGCCGTCGAGCATCCCGGCAGCTGGTGGCCGCTGTGGGCCGCGTTCCTGGCCGAGCATGGCGGCAAGGACGTGAAGGCGCGCGTCATGCTCGGCAATGCGCAGTACCGGCCGATCGAACCGGCGCCAGGCCGCTATGTCAGGGAAAAGGCGGACTGA
- a CDS encoding ABC transporter substrate-binding protein, whose translation MGKGRIRTRGAAVTCALALAAAPAARAGAPAPAVAPPLKATVSHWWTSGGESAAIRQFADAFTRAGGQWIDQAVAGADQSRASTINRIVGGNAPVAAQFNTSKQFRDIVDQGLLNNLDDVAARGNWDRILPQTIIDAIKINGHYYAAPVDIHMPAWFFYSKSAYAKAGIAAEPASFNEFMSQLDRLKRAGLIPLAFGGQVWQEKILFDAVFVLVGGPELYLRIYRDRDLKAVQSPAFRDVLVKFKQLRAYTDPGAPGRNWNDATALVVSGRAGVQIMGDWAKGEFTSAGQVAGRDFGCFPGFGPKAPYMVAGDAFVFPKTGKPHVVRAQKLLATVMTAPGPQVEFSARKGSIPIRPDVDVSKLDLCARMGIAIMADKSRQLPNTEMLLDPDLNGALQDVLTNYWNRNETPERAQQAFAQAMKDNTW comes from the coding sequence ATGGGCAAGGGTAGGATACGCACGCGCGGCGCGGCCGTGACCTGCGCGCTGGCGCTGGCCGCGGCACCGGCGGCGCGCGCCGGTGCGCCGGCGCCGGCCGTCGCGCCGCCGCTGAAGGCCACGGTCTCGCACTGGTGGACCTCGGGCGGCGAATCGGCCGCGATCCGCCAGTTCGCCGACGCCTTCACCCGCGCGGGCGGGCAGTGGATCGACCAGGCGGTGGCGGGCGCCGACCAGTCGCGTGCCTCGACAATCAACCGCATCGTCGGCGGCAACGCGCCCGTGGCGGCGCAGTTCAACACGTCGAAGCAGTTCCGCGACATCGTCGACCAGGGCTTGCTGAACAACCTCGACGACGTGGCTGCGCGCGGCAACTGGGACAGGATCCTGCCGCAGACGATCATCGACGCCATCAAGATCAACGGCCATTACTACGCCGCGCCGGTGGACATCCACATGCCCGCGTGGTTCTTCTATTCCAAGTCCGCGTACGCGAAAGCGGGGATCGCGGCCGAGCCCGCGTCGTTCAACGAGTTCATGAGCCAGCTAGACCGCCTGAAGCGCGCCGGCCTGATACCGCTGGCATTCGGTGGGCAGGTCTGGCAGGAAAAAATCCTGTTCGATGCCGTGTTCGTGCTGGTCGGTGGACCGGAACTGTACCTGAGGATCTACCGCGACCGCGACCTGAAGGCCGTGCAATCGCCGGCGTTTCGCGACGTCCTCGTGAAATTCAAGCAGTTGCGCGCCTATACCGATCCCGGCGCGCCGGGCCGCAACTGGAACGACGCCACGGCCCTCGTCGTCTCCGGCCGGGCCGGCGTGCAGATCATGGGCGACTGGGCGAAGGGCGAATTCACGTCGGCGGGGCAGGTGGCGGGCAGGGATTTCGGCTGCTTCCCCGGCTTCGGTCCCAAGGCGCCGTACATGGTGGCGGGGGACGCCTTCGTGTTCCCGAAGACGGGCAAGCCGCACGTGGTGCGGGCGCAGAAGCTGCTCGCCACCGTGATGACGGCGCCGGGGCCGCAGGTGGAGTTCAGCGCCCGCAAGGGGTCGATCCCGATCCGGCCGGACGTGGACGTGTCGAAGCTCGACCTGTGCGCGCGCATGGGCATCGCCATCATGGCCGACAAGTCGCGCCAGCTGCCGAACACGGAAATGCTGCTCGACCCCGACCTGAACGGCGCGCTGCAGGATGTGCTGACCAATTACTGGAACCGTAACGAAACGCCGGAGCGCGCCCAGCAGGCATTCGCGCAGGCGATGAAGGACAACACGTGGTAG
- a CDS encoding carbohydrate ABC transporter permease, protein MKRDAPIAVLPPPVSARPRKPLFTPGRLGIYVFLFTAALFFLVPLYVMLVTSVKPMDEIRLGNIFALPAAPTLAPWHSAWQAACTGLECEGIRGGFVNSVKITVPSVLLSIALGAVNGYALSFWRPRGANLLFAVLMVGAFIPGQVMLYPLVRALAAVELYSSLPGIVIVHLIFGMPMMTLLFRNYYAALPRELFMAARIDGGGFWRIFFELMLPMSLPVIVVAAIMQVTNIWNDFLLGLVFAGSDNLPMTVQLNNIINTTTGERQYNVNMAATLLTSLVPLALYFISGRWFVRGIANGAVKG, encoded by the coding sequence ATGAAGCGTGATGCGCCGATCGCGGTACTGCCGCCACCCGTGAGCGCCCGGCCGCGCAAGCCGTTGTTCACGCCCGGCCGGCTCGGCATCTACGTCTTCCTGTTCACGGCGGCGCTGTTCTTCCTGGTGCCGCTGTACGTGATGCTCGTGACTTCGGTGAAGCCGATGGACGAGATCCGGCTCGGGAATATCTTCGCGCTGCCGGCCGCGCCCACGCTGGCGCCATGGCACAGCGCCTGGCAGGCCGCCTGCACGGGGCTCGAATGCGAGGGCATCCGCGGCGGCTTCGTCAACTCCGTGAAGATCACCGTGCCCAGCGTGCTGCTGTCGATCGCGCTGGGCGCCGTGAACGGCTATGCGCTGTCGTTCTGGCGCCCGCGCGGCGCGAACCTGCTGTTCGCCGTGCTGATGGTCGGCGCCTTCATTCCCGGCCAGGTCATGCTGTATCCGCTGGTGCGCGCGCTGGCCGCCGTGGAGCTGTACAGCTCATTGCCGGGCATCGTGATCGTGCACCTGATCTTCGGCATGCCGATGATGACGCTGCTGTTCCGGAACTACTATGCCGCGCTGCCGCGCGAACTGTTCATGGCCGCGCGCATCGACGGCGGCGGCTTCTGGCGCATTTTCTTCGAGTTGATGCTGCCGATGTCGCTGCCGGTGATCGTGGTGGCAGCCATCATGCAGGTGACGAACATCTGGAACGACTTCCTGCTGGGGCTCGTCTTCGCGGGATCGGACAACCTGCCGATGACGGTCCAGCTGAACAACATCATCAACACCACGACGGGCGAGCGGCAATACAACGTGAACATGGCGGCCACGCTGCTCACCTCGCTCGTGCCGCTGGCGCTGTATTTCATCTCCGGCCGCTGGTTCGTGCGCGGCATCGCCAATGGCGCAGTGAAAGGGTAA
- the phaR gene encoding polyhydroxyalkanoate synthesis repressor PhaR, whose translation MSSVKKTAERLIKKYPNRRLYDTQTSSYITLTDVKQLVLDSEPFTVVDAKSNEDLTRSILLQIILEEEASGAPMFSTDMLSQIIRYYGHAMQGMMGTYLEKNIQAFTDIQRRLTASTMNFDGKTFSPEMWTQFMNVQAPIMQGMMNNYIDQSKSLFVQMQEQMQNQSKNLFGAFPFAVPPVTPPTDKK comes from the coding sequence ATGAGTAGTGTAAAGAAAACTGCCGAACGCCTGATCAAGAAGTATCCCAACCGCCGTCTCTACGATACGCAGACCAGCTCCTACATCACGCTGACCGACGTGAAACAGCTCGTGCTGGACAGTGAGCCCTTCACGGTGGTCGACGCCAAGTCGAACGAAGACCTGACGCGCAGCATCCTGCTGCAGATCATTCTCGAGGAAGAGGCGAGCGGCGCGCCGATGTTCTCGACCGACATGCTGTCCCAGATCATCCGTTACTACGGCCACGCGATGCAGGGCATGATGGGCACCTACCTGGAAAAGAATATCCAGGCCTTTACCGATATCCAGCGCCGTCTTACCGCCAGCACGATGAATTTCGACGGCAAGACGTTCAGCCCGGAGATGTGGACCCAGTTCATGAACGTTCAGGCGCCGATCATGCAGGGCATGATGAACAACTACATCGACCAGAGCAAGAGCCTGTTCGTGCAGATGCAGGAACAGATGCAAAACCAGAGCAAGAACCTGTTCGGCGCCTTCCCGTTCGCCGTGCCGCCGGTCACCCCGCCGACCGACAAGAAATAG
- the pgeF gene encoding peptidoglycan editing factor PgeF yields the protein MTDKTATQWLFPDWPDLPENVGVLCTTRRGGVSPAPYDDGQGKGGLNLGLHVGDAPKCVERNRDILRAELPAEPVWLTQVHGTRVLDAGTVDMEGEPPVADASFTRERGVICTVLTADCLPVLLCDAQGRTIGAVHAGWRGLADGVLHETVAAMRDAGAGELMAWLGAAIGPNRFEVGADVLEAFVRRPGVAAADIQAAFTPIGGKPGKYFADLYALARLALAEVGVRRVWGGDFCTVSNSGRFYSYRRDGVTGRQASLIWLK from the coding sequence ATGACAGACAAAACCGCCACCCAATGGTTGTTCCCCGACTGGCCCGACCTGCCGGAAAACGTGGGCGTGCTGTGCACCACCCGCCGCGGCGGCGTGAGCCCGGCGCCCTATGACGATGGCCAGGGCAAGGGTGGCCTGAACCTGGGCCTGCACGTGGGCGACGCGCCCAAGTGCGTGGAGCGCAACCGCGACATCCTGCGCGCCGAACTGCCGGCCGAGCCGGTATGGCTCACGCAGGTGCACGGTACCCGGGTGCTGGACGCGGGCACCGTCGACATGGAGGGGGAACCGCCGGTCGCCGACGCGAGTTTTACCCGCGAGCGTGGCGTCATCTGCACGGTCCTGACGGCCGATTGCCTGCCCGTGCTGCTGTGCGACGCACAAGGGCGCACGATCGGCGCCGTGCACGCCGGCTGGCGCGGCCTGGCCGACGGCGTGCTCCACGAAACGGTGGCAGCGATGCGCGACGCCGGCGCGGGCGAGCTGATGGCCTGGCTGGGGGCCGCGATCGGCCCGAACCGCTTCGAAGTGGGGGCGGACGTGCTCGAAGCCTTCGTGCGCCGCCCCGGTGTTGCCGCGGCCGATATCCAGGCCGCGTTTACGCCGATCGGCGGCAAGCCCGGCAAGTATTTCGCCGACCTGTATGCGCTGGCCCGGCTGGCGCTGGCCGAGGTGGGCGTGCGGCGCGTGTGGGGCGGCGATTTCTGCACCGTCTCCAATTCCGGCCGTTTCTATTCCTACCGCCGCGACGGCGTCACCGGCCGCCAGGCAAGCCTCATCTGGCTGAAGTGA
- a CDS encoding outer membrane protein assembly factor BamD — MQKKLKVVAATVLFASLSACSLLPEQADETKGWSASKLYSEAKEELAGQHYERAIQLFNKLEASYPFGVYAQQAQLEVAYAYYKAQDQAQALAAVERFIKLHPNHPNVDYMYYLRGLINFNDQIGLLNFVYEQDPAERDPKATREAFAAFRALVDKFPESKYTPDAIDRMKYLINAMATYEVYVARYYYRRGAYLAAANRAMDALRDYKDSPAIEEALWIMIRSYDKLGNVALRDDAMRVFKMNFPNSKFFDEGAPKPERKWWKFWG; from the coding sequence ATGCAAAAAAAATTGAAGGTAGTCGCGGCAACCGTTTTGTTCGCCAGCCTGTCGGCTTGCAGCCTGTTACCGGAACAGGCGGATGAAACCAAAGGCTGGTCCGCTTCGAAATTATACTCGGAGGCCAAGGAAGAATTGGCTGGACAGCATTATGAGCGGGCAATCCAGTTGTTCAACAAGCTGGAAGCGAGCTACCCGTTCGGCGTGTATGCGCAACAGGCCCAGCTCGAAGTGGCTTACGCCTACTACAAGGCGCAGGACCAGGCCCAGGCGCTGGCCGCCGTGGAGCGTTTCATCAAGCTGCACCCGAATCACCCGAACGTCGATTACATGTATTACCTGCGCGGGCTGATCAATTTCAACGACCAGATCGGCCTGCTGAACTTCGTGTACGAGCAGGATCCCGCCGAGCGGGATCCAAAGGCGACGCGCGAAGCCTTCGCCGCGTTCAGGGCGCTGGTCGACAAATTCCCGGAAAGCAAATACACGCCGGATGCGATCGATCGCATGAAGTACCTGATCAACGCGATGGCGACGTATGAAGTCTATGTGGCGCGCTACTACTACCGCCGCGGCGCCTACCTGGCGGCTGCGAACCGCGCGATGGACGCGCTGCGCGACTACAAGGATTCGCCGGCCATCGAGGAAGCGCTGTGGATCATGATCCGCAGCTACGACAAGCTGGGCAATGTCGCACTGCGCGACGACGCGATGCGGGTGTTCAAGATGAACTTCCCGAACAGCAAGTTCTTCGACGAAGGCGCGCCGAAGCCCGAACGCAAGTGGTGGAAGTTCTGGGGGTGA
- a CDS encoding RluA family pseudouridine synthase: protein MILNPEPKPAEQAQDNALDHAIDDDAEADFEGDVLDEDVGPADPLAPIELNLTPDVCGERLDKVVAKLVPQFSRGRLQSWIEDGFVTVDGKPAKVRATVYGDEKIVVLPQAAPEDVAFAPEPIDIDVVYEDDHLIVINKPAGLVVHPGAGNWSGTLLNGLLHRWPQLGGVPRAGIVHRLDKDTSGLMVIGKDLATQTDLVRQLQARSVKREYWALAWGTPRLSGTIDAPMGRHQRDRVKMAVSTGLGAKPAITHYERLASGELDRRPVSLVQCRLETGRTHQIRVHMAHLGYPLVGDYVYGKPHLTGVFHRQALQARRLGLVHPATGEHCEWEIMLADDFRALLEECGIDEEALHRDPDGEFEDDDYDDA, encoded by the coding sequence GTGATATTGAATCCTGAGCCGAAGCCGGCAGAACAAGCACAAGACAACGCACTCGACCACGCGATCGACGACGATGCGGAGGCCGATTTCGAGGGCGATGTCCTCGATGAAGACGTTGGCCCTGCCGACCCGCTGGCCCCGATCGAACTGAACCTGACGCCCGACGTGTGCGGCGAACGCCTCGACAAGGTCGTGGCGAAGCTGGTGCCGCAATTCTCGCGCGGCCGCCTGCAAAGCTGGATCGAGGATGGCTTCGTGACCGTCGACGGCAAGCCGGCCAAGGTGCGCGCCACGGTGTATGGCGACGAGAAGATCGTGGTGCTGCCGCAGGCCGCGCCCGAGGACGTGGCATTCGCGCCGGAGCCGATCGATATCGACGTGGTGTACGAGGATGACCACCTGATCGTCATCAACAAGCCGGCCGGCCTGGTCGTGCACCCGGGCGCGGGCAACTGGTCCGGCACCCTGCTCAACGGCCTGCTGCACCGCTGGCCGCAGCTGGGCGGCGTGCCGCGCGCCGGCATCGTGCACCGGCTGGACAAGGATACCAGCGGCCTGATGGTCATCGGCAAGGACCTGGCAACGCAGACGGACCTCGTGCGCCAGTTGCAGGCGCGCAGCGTCAAGCGCGAATACTGGGCGCTGGCCTGGGGCACGCCGCGGCTGTCCGGCACCATCGACGCGCCGATGGGCCGCCACCAGCGCGACCGCGTGAAGATGGCCGTGTCGACGGGCCTGGGTGCGAAGCCCGCCATTACCCACTACGAGCGCCTGGCCTCCGGCGAGCTGGATCGCCGCCCCGTGAGCCTCGTGCAATGCCGCCTGGAGACGGGCCGCACCCACCAGATCCGCGTCCACATGGCGCACCTGGGCTACCCGCTGGTGGGCGACTATGTGTATGGCAAGCCGCACCTCACGGGTGTGTTCCACCGCCAGGCCTTGCAGGCGCGCCGCCTCGGCCTCGTGCACCCGGCCACCGGCGAGCACTGCGAGTGGGAAATCATGCTGGCCGATGACTTCCGCGCGCTGCTGGAGGAATGCGGCATTGATGAAGAAGCGCTGCACCGGGACCCTGACGGGGAATTCGAGGACGACGACTACGACGACGCATGA
- a CDS encoding NAD(P)H-dependent oxidoreductase — protein MNVLYVFAHPEPRSLNGALKDHAVAHLRSRGHAVEVSDLYAMGWKAQVDADDSTVPPASGRFDPARESQLAYANGHQSADIAAEQRKLLWADTLIVQFPLWWFSMPAILKGWFERVYAYGFAYGVGEHSDRHWGDRYGEGRLAGKRAMLVTTAGGWETHYAGRGVNGPIDDLLFPIQHGILYYPGFDVLPPFVVYRAGKMGEARYAGVREAFTQRLDSLESTAPIPFRRQNGGDYDIPALTLREDIAPAQTGLRIHLAAE, from the coding sequence ATGAATGTGTTGTACGTATTTGCCCACCCGGAACCGCGCTCGCTGAACGGCGCCCTGAAGGACCATGCTGTCGCCCACCTGCGCTCGCGCGGCCATGCGGTGGAAGTCAGCGACCTGTATGCGATGGGCTGGAAGGCGCAGGTCGACGCGGACGACAGCACCGTTCCGCCCGCCTCCGGCCGCTTCGATCCCGCGCGGGAATCGCAACTCGCCTATGCCAACGGCCACCAGAGTGCGGACATCGCCGCCGAACAGCGCAAGCTGCTGTGGGCCGACACGCTGATCGTGCAGTTTCCGCTGTGGTGGTTTTCCATGCCGGCCATCCTGAAAGGCTGGTTCGAACGGGTCTATGCCTACGGTTTCGCCTATGGCGTGGGCGAGCACTCCGACCGGCACTGGGGCGACCGCTACGGCGAGGGCCGGCTGGCCGGCAAGCGCGCCATGCTGGTGACCACGGCCGGCGGATGGGAAACGCACTACGCGGGGCGGGGCGTCAACGGCCCGATCGACGACCTCCTGTTCCCGATCCAGCACGGCATCCTGTATTACCCCGGCTTCGACGTGCTGCCGCCGTTTGTCGTCTACCGGGCCGGCAAGATGGGCGAGGCGCGCTACGCCGGCGTGCGCGAAGCGTTCACCCAACGGCTCGATAGCCTCGAGTCGACGGCGCCCATCCCGTTCCGGCGCCAGAACGGCGGCGATTACGACATTCCCGCGCTGACGCTGCGCGAGGACATCGCGCCTGCACAAACGGGCCTGCGCATCCACCTCGCCGCCGAGTAG